The following coding sequences are from one Primulina eburnea isolate SZY01 chromosome 15, ASM2296580v1, whole genome shotgun sequence window:
- the LOC140814981 gene encoding probable BOI-related E3 ubiquitin-protein ligase 3, with the protein MAVEARHLHLFPPQVLSDGNLMMNGVEVSGNVYGTPMAYGVMTPLLGMSTARGPAVPMHGSAFSNTVTQKALAMKSDSGITCAMPVSRKRSRDPVSPLLSTFTNVLPSQGANHRCGSLTFIGEDISSHIQQQQLEIDLIISQHTEKVRMEIEEKRRRYSRRFAAAVRENIIKKLKAKEEEIGTIEKLNCALEEKVKSLCVENQIWRDLAQTNEATANALRSDLEQVLTHVQDEQQHHLLQRHRSDSAALLDDAESSCGSNFEKTDTLASADNARYGEKHEGVKSTGNRICRSCGKVESCVLLLPCRHLCLCAVCGSFLHTCPVCSSIKTASLHVNLSS; encoded by the exons ATGGCTGTTGAAGCTCGGCATCTCCATCTTTTTCCTCCACAGGTCCTTAGCGATGG GAATTTGATGATGAACGGTGTGGAAGTTAGTGGAAATGTCTATGGAACTCCGATGGCATACGGTGTGATGACACCTTTATTAGGGATGAGTACGGCGAGGGGTCCCGCGGTTCCTATGCACGGCTCTGCGTTCTCGAATACCGTTACGCAAAAAGCTCTGGCGATGAAATCTGATAGTGGCATCACCTGCGCCATGCCTGTTTCGAGGAAGCGTTCGAGGGATCCGGTCAGTCCTCTTCTTTCGACATTCACGAATGTTTTACCGAGTCAGGGTGCAAATCATCGTTGCGGTTCTCTCACTTTTATCGGAGAGGATATCTCGTCGCATATCCAACAGCAGCAATTGGAAATCGACCTTATCATATCCCAACAT ACGGAAAAGGTTAGGATGGAAATTGAAGAAAAGCGTCGAAGGTATTCCAGGCGGTTCGCTGCGGCTGTTCGAGAGAACATAATAAAGAAACTGAAAgcaaaagaagaagaaattggaaCTATCGAGAAGTTAAATTGCGCGCTGGAGGAGAAAGTGAAATCCCTGTGTGTCGAAAATCAGATATGGAGAGATTTGGCACAGACGAACGAAGCTACTGCAAATGCTCTGAGATCTGATCTGGAACAAGTCCTGACCCATGTGCAAGATGAACAGCAACATCATCTGCTGCAGCGGCACCGGTCCGATTCCGCGGCGTTGCTGGACGACGCAGAGTCGTCTTGCGGCAGCAACTTCGAGAAAACGGACACGCTGGCGTCGGCCGACAACGCACGTTACGGGGAGAAACACGAGGGGGTCAAGAGTACTGGGAACAGGATTTGCAGGAGCTGTGGGAAAGTGGAATCTTGCGTGCTGCTTTTGCCTTGCAGGCATCTGTGCCTCTGTGCTGTTTGCGGGTCGTTTCTTCACACTTGCCCCGTTTGTAGCTCCATCAAAACCGCTAGCCTCCATGTTAATCTCTCCTCATGA